In the Oscarella lobularis chromosome 14, ooOscLobu1.1, whole genome shotgun sequence genome, one interval contains:
- the LOC136195292 gene encoding ubiquitin carboxyl-terminal hydrolase 9X-like isoform X1, with amino-acid sequence MDPSRKCFEHVETSFGVLKVGLKAPEWRVHVTQMARCLTLLREYIAQCDDAHKGERMILPHGKSSLGKHIILTVRFPLLSGRQEDLEVSTHANESLGALRRKIMLLKKGSSSQGIKIDLFLNGEVVSPVEDRRLMHQISIRERAVVLSAKIRYKRHGSPSQDSSSDSSTNSSPTLCESTSRSEEELPGVIMSRDPKYCLLLLRICQLGSQLNASVLRDRARELLDLIPSNQKIIKKILLFKNEGGFRQLEKMCFQLHPVSILYHLEVLQSLLLPATLSPDDEQSDSFKLWFIDNGGIRLLLKLLESPDFVKESDVNTRNSIYHVTIRLLRLFLASLGMVQTFHCAKELTSESPTACGRVEQLREALLHLPSIHSDLLLRKIVNWIGQSASKTVLDDVNLVTLETVYVIQRFAWSAAAGAAHLAKASVDAIHKAMESKPIDSESASLCKESLEVLSTLLALQPNLHESLIKERHWQTFIIDLLLMSSNRPLRLTVCDQLFLMVTRCSTTPNPLRFLLTLLFTNLSTVVSENERSSSEYFALLCKLLSNVRQTKGFAFDAYHKLKLEVEWLKKVKADFQSSRGCTTVIDTLLEGRLKIAKELLQFQPEEVKCRLGSEEKGGENLVQELVEEFLCPASKQLCLYKKGVYELARSFIKDCSSFCENLFAAPLPSESIEAICSSHSTQLAAYDVLVVLCCNCIPNMERLCQLQDELFFPEHEMTLGEWEYMPPINARPIGGFVGLKNGGATGYMNCILQMLFMISSVRDGIVKVKGLWKEGEEEEPTFFEEDSQRLTEKVRNNYERSENGGKSAYNIKAYRLGVVKQVQCLFGHLMKSRLQYYTPRGFWKSFRMGDRPVNVHEQQDAMQFFNDVVDCIDKGLKMLGHEEIVSKVLGGSFADQKICKGCPHRYAREENFMSLSVDIRYRGHLLESLEEYVKGDLLEGDNAYFCEKCNRRVDTVKRMCFKSLPPVLMIQLKRFGYDWERDCAIKFNDYMEVPRELDMEPYTVDGLAKIESERIGVSSDDESDDGFERDKKNDQCTKYSLAGVVIRSGQASGGQYYSFIKQRLGEKEAKWYKFEDGEVSEAKLEDDEELKAQCCGGEFVGETYDHVTKRMQYRRQKRWWNAYLLFYERVDSPSTEAVSNDAGQLPVLPRAIERGIAKENLEFMHLKALYSIEYFRFMRSLVDSVAPLIVVEPMKETQEKLIMLVLNLLTNFLLSYGLRTKKLIRGLACEWVNSLLSLLKCSKYMRFLFATSALFRHPERFVEYLLECPNQEVRTAFSRLLANLAYFSHNDGPYVNHSPVYGPASSDVIGAPMSREDQTLSDCIIVAVLNLLKKEVGEHERHISQYFYFFLTYCSFSHAERSQLLKMRVPALFIALALGEGPALIGYRHHATDLSRLYSVVSVLVRCYDVSRHMAHCVKEAEPAPNPFYELSQPEAMHPEIVEALFENPKYLKKVISENAAAEDTLQLFQFLCWENPSISRMVLTELLYQITCAYAYELRPYLDLLYCMLMLDDSLQHDRLLNCVRGFQEDQLDGILDIIRRSTNNQPKRSYQCIKMLVNLFTTSRVANELLKDESIYRPFKASVDWLGDELDKRPYGHSYSYNKWSPPAQSNESSNGYFLERSNSARETLTKAYDLLPEDEEDEAEPMVDDDVSESESLTGALEGTVPEIMSQYHLGGTSSGADQSEPDQSSPERVTWARDKSRIRVEFSQPTKTDSIASDSPRPVRFDKGIGELGTSHDSNDKNYVERSNNAAQTLSKAYDLLSEDIEKTEEKEKSSSTENKTSSEIIRSLQRQIEEERATARLNESNFTEKFHSYEQLFRDLKEEKSRLLLEHKEKMDQFQKDSRSLRARSARAESDLKNLSGRYTQLEQESARSESDLKKLSGRYTQLEQESARSESDLKKLSGRFTQLEQESARAESDLRKASERYVQLEQESAQAKSDLRKVSARCAQLEQENKRASERFVQVERRLRKELSIANQRRDKDVALIRQELASVRSEACEAQRRLELQKDEVISSLRNELTSVKCSYQEEMAIALTRCETMEASRNEMKSRLDEFTDVLSINPDELHLLDQKLGSGAFAGVIVGQWRGMSVAVKKIHDLIASPRNVAMFKREVSVCSRLHHPNIMIVCGAVMAEGSPLQIVMELLEGSVGEVIDAAHASGSYLTVYEQLSITMDMASGISYLHQIRPLPYVHGDIRPSNVLVTRDMKVKVGDLGSAHIIESSLSAGPMSPSYVAPERSRTSSTLASDVYSFGVSLIEIFTGVGPIPEERQTQLAVLAPRSHLFMLCSRLIRQEPADRMSAQRCFETLKATVAENRSILPSREIDAAKRLVQGIFEGTMHKVSLVNVSFT; translated from the exons ATGGACCCTTCAA GAAAATGCTTCGAGCATGTCGAGACGTCTTTCGGAGTGCTGAAAGTTGGTCTGAAGGCGCCCGAATGGCGCGTTCACGTTACCCAAATGGCACGCTGTCTGACGCTTCTTCGAGAATACATCGCCcaatgcgacgacgctcACAAAGGCGAGAGAATGATTCTGCCCCACGGAAA ATCGTCGCTTGGGAAACACATCATTTTGACCGTGCGCTTTCCTCTTCTGTCGGGACGACAGGAGGATTTGGAAGTGTCGACGCACGCCAACGAATCTTTAGGAGCGTTGCGTCGCAAGATCATGCTATT aaaaaaagggTCGTCGTCTCAGGGAATCAAAATCGATTTATTTCTCAACGGAGAAGTGGTGAGTCCGGTGGAAGATCGCCGACTGATGCACCAGATTTCGATTCGAGAGAGAGCGGTG gtTTTGTCTGCGAAAATTCGTTATAAACGACACGGATCGCCTTCTCAAGATTCCTCTTCCGATTCGTCAACCAATTCATCACCGACTCTATGTGAGAGCACGTCACGTTCCGAAGAAGAGTTACCTGGAGTG ATAATGTCTAGGGATCCGAAATACTGTTTGCTTCTCCTTCGAATTTGTCAACTGGGAAGCCAGTTGAATGCGTCCGTTCTTCGCGACAGAGCGCGCGAACTGTTGGACTTGATTCCGTCCAATCAGAAAATAATCAAGAAAATTCTACTGTTCAAAAACGAGGGAGGTTTTAGGCAACTGGAAAAGATGTGTTTTCAACTTCATCCGGTTTCCATTCTGTATCATCTAGAG GTTTTGcagtcgcttcttcttcctgcGACGTTGTCTCCTGACGACGAGCAATCGGATTCGTTTAAGCTTTGGTTCATCGATAACGGGGGCATTCGACTACTTCTGAAATTGCTGGAGAGTCCCGATTTCGTCAAGGAATCCGACGTGAACACGAGAAA TTCGATTTATCATGTGACTATAAGACTGCTGCGTCTCTTTCTCGCATCGCTCGGAATGGTTCAAACGTTTCATTGCGCGAAGGAGTTGACCAGTGAAAGTCCAACTGCGTGCGGCCGAGTCGAACAGCTACGCGAAGCGCTTTTGCACCTACCTAGCATTCATTCGGACTTACTACTGAGAAAGATTGTCAATTGGATAGGCCAATCGGCTTCAAAGACA GTTTTAGATGACGTGAATCTAGTCACTTTAGAAACGGTTTATGTTATCCAGCGGTTCGCCTGgagcgcggcggcgggagcCGCTCACTTAGCCAAGGCGTCGGTGGACGCGATTCACAAGGCCATGGAATCG AAACCCATTGATTCAGAGAGCGCTTCACTTTGTAAAGAATCTTTGGAG GTGCTTTCCACTCTACTCGCACTTCAGCCCAACTTGCACGAATCCTTGATCAAAGAGCGCCACTGGCAGACGTTTATTATAGACCTATTGCTAATGAGTAGTAACAG GCCTCTTCGGCTCACTGTCTGTGATCAACTTTTCCTCATGGTTACGCGATGCTCCACGACGCCGAACCCTCTTCGCTTCCTTCTCACGCTCTTGTTCACTAATCTATCC ACTGTAGTTTCGGAGAACGAACGGTCTTCTTCCGAATATTTCGCTCTTCTTTGCAA ATTGCTAAGCAATGTGCGGCAGACGAAGGGGTTTGCTTTCGACGCCTATCACAAACTGAAACTCGAAGTAGAGTGGCtgaaaaaagtcaaa GCTGACTTCCAGTCGTCTCGAGGCTGTACGACAGTCATAGATACTCTTCTCGAAGGTCGTTTAAAAATCGCGAAAGAACTGTTGCAATTTCAACCGGAAGAAGTGAAGTGTCGACTCGgatcagaagaaaaagggggCGAGAACCTCGTCCAGGAGCTCGTCGAAGAGTTTCTCTGCCCGGCGTCGAAGCAGCTCTGTCTCTACAAAAAGGGAGTCTATGAGTTGGCGAGAAGCTTTATAAAGGACTGCTCCTCCTTTTGTGAAAACTTATTTGCAGCTCCGCTCCCTTCTGAGTCGATCGAGGCGATTTGCTCGTCGCATTCTACGCAACTTGCTGCGTATGATGTACTTGTGGTCTTGTGTTGCAACTGCATTCCCAATATGGAACGACTTTGCCAGCTTCAGGACGAACTCTTCTTCCCAG AACACGAAATGACGTTAGGGGAGTGGGAATACATGCCTCCCATTAACGCTAGACCAATCGGTGGCTTTGTTGGACTGAAAAATGGCGGAGCCACAGGCTACATGAATTGCATTTTGCAAATG CTGTTTATGATTTCCTCGGTGCGAGACGGCATTGTCAAAGTCAAAGGCCTGTGGAaggaaggcgaagaagaggagccTACGTTCTTTGAGGAAGACAGTCAG CGTCTAACAGAGAAAGTACGCAACAACTATGAACGATCGGAAAACGGAGGCAAAAGCGCATACAACATCAAGGCGTATCGCTTGGGCGTCGTGAAGCAGGTTCAATGCCTTTTCGGTCATTTGATGAAGAGTCGTCTTCAGTATTACACACCACGGGGCTTCTGGAAATCGTTCAG AATGGGCGATCGGCCGGTAAACGTGCACGAGCAACAGGACGCCATGCAGtttttcaacgacgtcgtggaCTGCATAGACAAGGGCTTGAAAATGTTGGGTCACGAGGAAATCGTGTCGAAGGTTCTCGGCGGTTCTTTTGCCGATCAGAAAATTTGCAAAGGCTGTCCGCACCGATACGCTCGCGAGGAGAACTTCATGTCGCTCTCCGTGGATATTCGCTATCGCGGCCATCTCCTTGAGTcgctggaggagtacgtcAAAGGCGATTTGCTCGAGGGCGATAACGCGTATTTCTGCGAGAAATGCAACAGAAGG GTTGACACGGTGAAGAGAATGTGCTTCAAATCGTTGCCTCCTGTACTGATGATACAGCTCAAACGATTCGGATACGATTGGGAACG TGACTGCGCTATCAAATTCAACGACTACATGGAAGTTCCGCGTGAACTCGACATGGAACCGTACACTGTCGACGGCCtggcgaaaatcgaaagcgaACGCATTGGCGTGAGCAGCgatgacgaaagcgacgacggtttCGAGAGAGACAAGAAGAATGATCAATGCACTAAGTACAGTCTTGCTGGCGTCGTCATACGCAGCGGCCAGGCGAGCGGAGGCCAGTACTACAGTTTCATAAAGCAGAG GTTGGGCGAGAAAGAGGCTAAGTGGTACAAATTTGAAGACGGTGAGGTGTCCGAAGCTAAGTTGGAGGACGACGAG GAATTGAAAGCTCAATGCTGCGGTGGCgaattcgtcggcgagacgTACGACCACGTTACGAAACG GATGCAGTATCGTCGGCAGAAGCGATGGTGGAACGCGTATCTGCTGTTCTACGAACGCGTCGATTCGCCCTCTACCG agGCAGTCAGCAACGATGCGGGCCAACTGCCTGTTCTTCCCCGCGCAATCGAGCGCGGAATAGCGAAAGAAAATCTCGAATTTATGCATCTGAAGGCGTTGTACAGTATAGAATATTTTCGTTTCATGAGAAGCCTCGTCGATTCGGTCGCCCCTCTCATTGTCGTCGAGCCGATG AAGGAGACGCAGGAGAAATTGATCATGCTGGTTTTAAATCTCTTGACGAATTTCTTGCTTTCCTACGGCCTTCGAACGAAAAAGTTGATACGAGGATTGGCCTGTGAATGGGTCAACAGTCTCCTGTCGTTGCTCAAGTGCAGTAAGTACATGCGCTTCTTGTTTGCTACATCGGCGCTCTTTCGCCATCCGGAACGCTTCGTCGAGTATCTCCTCGAGTGTCCCAATCAAGAA GTTCGCACGGCTTTTAGTCGCCTTCTTGCCAACCTTGCCTACTTTTCCCACAACGACGGCCCCTACGTCAATCACTCGCCTGTATACGGTCCTGCCTCCTCTGATGTTATTGGAG CTCCAATGTCTCGCGAAGATCAAACCCTTAGCGACTGCatcattgtagccgttctCAATCTCCTAAAAAAGGAAGTGGGCGAACACGAGCGTCACATCAGCCAGTATTTCTACTTCTTTCTGACGTACTGCTCTTTCTCACATGCCGAG cgTTCTCAATTGCTGAAAATGCGCGTACCGGCCTTATTCATAGCGCTCGCTTTGGGCGAGGGTCCGGCTCTGATTGGCTACCGGCATCACGCGACCGATTTGTCGCGTCTGTACAGCGTTGTGTCAGTGCTCGTGCGTTGCTACGACGTATCCCGTCACATGGCTCATTGCGTCAAG GAAGCCGAACCGGCTCCAAATCCGTTCTACGAGCTGTCTCAGCCGGAGGCAATGCACCCGGAAATTGTCGAGGCTTTGTTTGAGAATCCAAA GTATCTGAAAAAGGTCATTAGCGAAAACGCTGCTGCTGAAGACACTTTGCAATTATTTCAA TTTCTTTGTTGGGAAAATCCTTCGATATCGCGCATGGTTTTAACCGAATTGCTCTATCAG ATTACGTGCGCGTACGCCTACGAACTCCGACCCTACTTGGATTTGCTCTACTGTATGCTCATGCTGGACGACTCCTTGCAGCATGATCGTCTCCTAAACTGCGTCAGAG GATTCCAAGAAGATCAGCTCGACGGTATCTTGGATATAATTCGCAGATCAACAAATAACCAGCCGAAGAGATCGTATCAGTGCATCAAAATGCTTGTCAATCTGTTCACAAC ATCTCGAGTGGCGAATGAACTTCTCAAAGACGAGTCCATTTACCGACCTTTTAAAGCGTCAGTCGATTGGCTAGGAGACGAACTCGACAAA CGTCCCTATGGTCACTCGTATTCGTACAACAAATGGTCTCCGCCAGCGCAGTCAAACGAATCGTCCAACGG ATACTTTCTGGAACGGTCGAACAGCGCCAGAGAGACACTTACAAAAGCCTACGATTTACTGCCGGAAGAC gaggaagacgaagcggagCCAAtggtcgacgatgacgtttcgGAAAGCGAGAGTCTGACGGGAGCGTTGGAAGGGACCGTACCAGAGATCATGAGTCAGTACCACCTCGGCGGGACGTCGTCGGGTGCGGACCAGTCGGAGCCGGACCAATCGTCGCCGGAACGCGTTACGTGGGCGCGCGACAAGTCGAGGATTCGCGTGGAATTCTCGCaaccgacgaaaacggaCAGTATTGCGAGCGACAGTCCTCGCCCAGTGCGATTCGACAAAGGGATTGGCGAACTGGGCACCTCGCACGACTCAAACGATAA GAATTACGTGGAAAGGTCAAATAACGCCGCACAGACACTTTCAAAAGCCTACGATTTATTATCAGAAGAT ATTGAAAAGactgaagaaaaggaaaagtctTCTTCTACAGAAAACAAAACTTCTTCTGAG ATCATTCGCTCTCTTCAGCGTCAAATAGAAGAGGAGAGAGCTACTGCTCGATTAAACGAGAGCAACTTTACCGAGAAGTTCCACTCTTATGAACAA CTTTTTCGTGATTtaaaggaagagaaaagtaGACTTCTTTTAGAGCACAAAGAGAAGATGGACCAATTTCAAAAGGACAGTCGGTCCCTCCGTGCGCGATCTGCGCGAGCAGAATCGGATCTCA AAAATTTGTCTGGACGTTATACTCAATTGGAGCAAGAGTCTGCGCGATCAGAATCAGATCTCA AAAAGTTGTCTGGACGTTATACTCAATTGGAGCAAGAGTCTGCGCGATCAGAATCAGATCTCA AAAAGTTGTCCGGACGTTTTACTCAACTGGAGCAAGAGTCTGCGCGAGCAGAATCAGATCTTC GAAAGGCGTCTGAACGTTACGTTCAACTGGAGCAAGAGTCTGCGCAAGCAAAATCGGATCTCC GAAAGGTCTCTGCACGTTGTGCTCAACTGGAGCAAGAGAACA AACGGGCTTCTGAACGTTTTGTTCAAGTGGAACGTCGCCTTAG GAAGGAACTTTCAATAGCAAATCAACGTAGAGATAAAGACGTCGCTCTTATCAG ACAAGAATTGGCGTCAGTTCGAAGTGAAGCATGTGAAGCTCAACGCCGTCTTgaacttcaaaaagacgaagtAATATCTTCACTCAG GAATGAACTAACGTCAGTGAAATGTAGTTATCA agaagaaatggcAATTGCACTGACGCGGTGCGAAACCATGGAGGCATCTCGTAATGAGATGAAAAGCCGCCTTGACGAATTTACTGACGTCTTGAGCATCAATCCAGACGAGCTTCACTTGTTGGACCAAAAACTCGGTTCAGGAGCATTTGCAG GCGTTATTGTCGGCCAATGGCGAGGAATGTCAGTTGCCGTCAAGAAAATTCACGATCTTATCGCGAGTCCACGCAACGTGGCGATGTTTAAACGAGAAGTTAGCGTGTGTAGTCGACTCCATCATCCCAATATCATGATCGTGTGTGGAGCGGTTATGGCCGAAGGATCACCTCTCCAAATAGTCATGGAATTACTCGAGGGATCCGTTGGAGAAGTTATTGACGCAGCCCACGCTTCCGGGTCTTATCTAACCGTTTACGAGCAGTTGTCCATTACGATGGATATGGCGTCAGGAATCTCGTATCTCCATCAGATTCGTCCTCTTCCCTACGTCCACGGCGACATACGCCCTTCGAATGTTCTCGTAACACGAGACATGAAGGTGAAAGTAGGTGACTTGGGTTCGGCGCACATTATCGAGAGCTCTCTCTCCGCTGGCCCCATGAGTCCTTCTTACGTCGCTCCCGAGCGAAGTAGGACTTCCAGTACGTTGGCTAGCGACGTCTACAGCTTTGGCGTGTCtttaattgaaatttttaccGGTGTTGGTCCCATTCCGGAGGAGAGACAGACCCAGTTGGCTGTTCTCGCTCCTCGTTCTCATTTATTCATGCTCTGCTCTCGATTGATTCGTCAAGAGCCCGCCGATCGTATGTCAGCGCAAAGGTGCTTTGAAACTCTCAAAGCCACTGTTGCTGAAAATCGCAGTATATTGCCTTCCCGAGAAATTGATGCAGCCAAACGGTTAGTACAGGGAATTTTTGAGGGTACCATGCACAAAGTGTCCCTCGTCAATGTCTCTTTTACGTAA